A genome region from Micromonospora peucetia includes the following:
- a CDS encoding NAD-dependent epimerase/dehydratase family protein produces MLRLAVTGAGGFLGWHVRVLLRVLGWPEPVVVTQADLADPQRAAAKLDGVDRVLHLAGVNRGEPADVAAGNVQLAAQLAQGLKHCPTPPGAVVFANSVQAGNGTPYGDAKAAAAGTLADTGLPVDDVLLPNLYGEHGRPFYNSAVATFCRLLAEGGQPEVHGDRELSLVHVTDAAARIVGVPAAGSWDPAMPALRTGVRALADRLADVAATYRTGELPALVDRHDVRLFNTYRSHCFPAHYPLALPRRADARGELVETVRTHGGGGQTFCSTTRPGITRGEHFHLAKVERFVVLRGTAEISLRRVGDTEVVRFPVSGDEPVLVDMPTMWVHKLVNTGPDDLVTMFWTNELFDPARPDTWPEPVETARPERAVVAA; encoded by the coding sequence GTGCTGAGGCTGGCGGTCACCGGCGCCGGCGGCTTCCTCGGCTGGCACGTGCGGGTGCTGCTGCGCGTCCTCGGCTGGCCGGAGCCGGTCGTCGTCACCCAGGCCGACCTGGCCGACCCGCAGCGGGCCGCGGCGAAGCTCGACGGGGTCGACCGGGTGCTGCACCTGGCCGGGGTCAACCGGGGTGAGCCGGCCGACGTGGCAGCCGGCAACGTGCAGCTCGCCGCCCAGCTCGCGCAGGGACTCAAGCACTGCCCGACGCCGCCCGGCGCGGTGGTCTTCGCCAACTCGGTGCAGGCCGGAAACGGCACGCCCTACGGCGACGCCAAGGCCGCCGCCGCCGGCACCCTGGCCGACACGGGCCTGCCTGTCGACGATGTCCTGCTGCCCAACCTGTACGGGGAGCACGGCCGGCCGTTCTACAACTCCGCGGTCGCGACGTTCTGCCGGCTGCTCGCCGAGGGCGGGCAGCCGGAGGTGCACGGCGACCGTGAGCTGAGCCTGGTGCACGTCACCGACGCGGCGGCCCGGATCGTCGGCGTTCCGGCCGCAGGTTCGTGGGACCCGGCCATGCCGGCGCTGCGGACCGGCGTGCGGGCCCTCGCCGACCGGCTCGCCGACGTCGCCGCCACCTACCGGACGGGCGAGCTGCCGGCCCTGGTGGACCGGCACGACGTGCGGCTGTTCAACACCTACCGGTCGCACTGCTTCCCGGCGCACTACCCGCTGGCGCTGCCGCGCCGGGCCGACGCCCGTGGCGAGCTGGTCGAGACGGTCAGGACGCACGGGGGAGGCGGGCAGACCTTCTGCTCCACGACCCGTCCCGGGATCACCCGGGGCGAGCACTTCCACCTGGCGAAGGTGGAACGCTTCGTGGTGCTGCGCGGTACGGCGGAGATCAGCCTGCGCCGGGTCGGCGACACCGAGGTGGTGCGGTTCCCGGTCTCCGGCGACGAGCCGGTGCTGGTGGACATGCCCACCATGTGGGTGCACAAGCTGGTCAACACCGGTCCGGACGACCTGGTCACCATGTTCTGGACCAACGAGCTGTTCGACCCGGCCCGGCCGGACACCTGGCCCGAGCCGGTGGAGACGGCCCGACCGGAGCGCGCGGTGGTCGCCGCGTGA
- a CDS encoding SDR family NAD(P)-dependent oxidoreductase, giving the protein MTYSTNGRRVLITGGTGSFGKTMVRRLLDRGVGEVRVLSRDEAKQDDMRRLLGDDRVRYHVGDVRDYDSVLRASRGIDYIFHAAALKQVPSCEFFPLEAVRTNVLGSANVVEAAERNGVGSVVVLSTDKAVYPVNAMGMSKAMMEKVAQAHARNNPHSATTVSCVRYGNVMYSRGSVIPLFIEQIKAGRAPTVTDPGMTRFLMSLADSVELVEHAFQHARPGDIFIRKAAACTVGDLAEAVCELFDVPAKLDVIGVRHGEKQDETLASREELAQADDFGDFLRVPLDGRDLNYALYVSEGELDQGPPEDFNSANAPRLGVPQIVELLKTLPEVRAELALRDPVLAC; this is encoded by the coding sequence GTGACGTATTCGACCAACGGCCGCCGGGTCCTGATCACCGGAGGCACGGGTTCCTTCGGCAAGACGATGGTGCGCCGGCTCCTCGACCGCGGCGTCGGCGAGGTCCGGGTGCTCAGCCGCGACGAGGCCAAACAGGACGACATGCGCCGGCTGCTCGGCGACGACCGGGTGCGCTACCACGTCGGGGACGTGCGCGACTACGACTCGGTGCTGCGGGCCAGCCGGGGGATCGACTACATCTTCCACGCGGCGGCCCTCAAGCAGGTGCCCTCGTGCGAGTTCTTCCCGCTGGAGGCGGTGCGGACCAACGTCCTGGGCAGCGCCAACGTGGTCGAGGCGGCGGAGCGCAACGGCGTCGGCTCGGTGGTCGTGCTGAGCACCGACAAGGCCGTCTACCCCGTCAACGCGATGGGCATGAGCAAGGCGATGATGGAGAAGGTCGCCCAGGCGCACGCCCGGAACAACCCGCACAGCGCGACCACCGTCTCCTGCGTCCGGTACGGCAACGTCATGTACTCGCGCGGCTCGGTGATCCCGCTCTTCATCGAGCAGATCAAGGCGGGCCGGGCGCCCACGGTGACGGACCCGGGGATGACCCGCTTCCTGATGTCGCTGGCCGACTCGGTGGAGCTGGTCGAGCACGCCTTCCAGCACGCCCGGCCCGGCGACATCTTCATCCGCAAGGCCGCCGCCTGCACCGTCGGCGACCTGGCCGAGGCGGTCTGCGAACTCTTCGACGTGCCCGCCAAGCTCGACGTGATCGGCGTACGACACGGCGAGAAGCAGGACGAGACGCTGGCCAGCCGGGAGGAACTCGCCCAGGCCGACGACTTCGGTGACTTCCTCCGGGTGCCGCTGGACGGCCGCGACCTCAACTACGCGCTCTACGTCTCCGAGGGAGAACTCGACCAGGGGCCGCCGGAGGACTTCAACTCCGCCAACGCGCCGCGGCTGGGCGTACCGCAGATCGTCGAGCTGCTGAAGACGTTGCCGGAGGTCCGCGCGGAGCTGGCCCTGCGGGACCCGGTGCTGGCGTGCTGA
- the wecB gene encoding non-hydrolyzing UDP-N-acetylglucosamine 2-epimerase: MTRIMTVVGTRPEIIRLSRVIARLDDTVDHLLVHTGQNWDSTLSDVFFKELRLREPDRFLRVDTSSLGRVLGGVLVGMEAAIAETRPDALLVLGDTNSCIAALMARRMRVPVYHMEAGNRCFDLNVPEETNRRLVDHVADFNLVYTEHARRNLLAEGLHPRRILHTGSPMREVLEHYRADIAASGVLRQLDLAPGRYFVVSAHREENVDQPARLQRLLDCLKAVRDRWGHPVLVSTHPRTRKRLEALAPDASVLDGIAFHEPFGLFDYVHLQTRAFCTLSDSGTISEEAAILGFPAVTLRESIERPEALDAGGIIMTGLDPQGVVEAVDVTVGQVAAQGVPCPVDYRVPDTSRRVVDFVLSTVRRHHDWAGIRR, encoded by the coding sequence ATGACCCGGATCATGACGGTGGTCGGCACCCGACCCGAGATCATCCGACTGTCCCGGGTGATCGCCCGGCTCGACGACACCGTGGACCACCTGCTGGTGCACACCGGACAGAACTGGGACAGCACGCTCTCCGACGTCTTCTTCAAGGAGTTGCGACTGCGCGAGCCGGACCGGTTCCTCCGGGTGGACACCTCGTCGCTCGGCCGGGTGCTGGGCGGCGTGCTGGTCGGCATGGAGGCGGCGATCGCCGAGACGCGGCCGGACGCGCTGCTCGTGCTCGGCGACACCAACAGCTGCATCGCCGCGCTGATGGCCCGGCGGATGCGGGTGCCGGTCTACCACATGGAGGCCGGCAACCGCTGCTTCGACCTCAACGTCCCCGAGGAGACCAACCGGCGGCTGGTCGACCACGTCGCCGACTTCAACCTGGTCTACACGGAGCACGCCCGGCGCAACCTGCTGGCCGAGGGGCTGCACCCGCGCCGCATCCTGCACACCGGCTCGCCGATGCGCGAGGTGCTGGAGCACTACCGGGCCGACATCGCCGCGTCGGGGGTGCTGCGCCAACTCGACCTCGCACCCGGCCGGTACTTCGTGGTCAGCGCGCACCGCGAGGAGAACGTGGACCAGCCGGCCCGCCTCCAGCGTCTGCTCGACTGCCTCAAGGCGGTCCGCGACCGGTGGGGGCATCCGGTGCTGGTCTCCACGCATCCCCGCACCCGCAAGCGGTTGGAGGCGTTGGCGCCGGACGCGAGCGTCCTCGACGGGATCGCGTTCCACGAGCCGTTCGGCCTCTTCGACTACGTGCATTTGCAGACCAGGGCCTTCTGCACGCTCTCCGACAGCGGCACGATCAGCGAGGAGGCCGCGATCCTCGGCTTCCCGGCCGTGACGTTGCGCGAGTCGATCGAGCGCCCGGAGGCGCTGGACGCCGGCGGGATCATCATGACCGGCCTCGACCCGCAGGGCGTGGTCGAGGCGGTCGACGTGACCGTGGGTCAGGTCGCCGCCCAGGGGGTGCCGTGCCCGGTCGACTACCGGGTCCCGGACACCTCCCGCCGGGTGGTCGACTTCGTTCTCTCCACCGTCCGTAGGCACCACGACTGGGCGGGCATCCGCCGCTGA
- a CDS encoding glycosyltransferase family 4 protein, whose amino-acid sequence MRIGLVSQWYPPEGVFIPGNLARQLAERGHEVRVLTTFPSYPYGRIFPGWRQRWRHTETDGPVAVRRVPAYPSHDTSAARRALSHLSFGASSALGGLRWLADADVTYVYHPPPTSIAAAALHRLARRTPIVLHVQDLWPESVLGSGMAPAGRTGRALERSVGALMRATYRLAGAVVVISPAMADLVVARGADPDRVRVVWNWTDDALFRPVPATDEARAVLGHRGRHTVMFAGNIGLLQGVETAIRAAAAARDLIDLVLVGSGAGEEAARRLAADLGADNVRFVGRRPAEQMAELYAAADWQLVCLRDLPALRGSIPSKLQAALACGSPVIASVGGDAAALVRSAGVGLVSPPGDWRALAARFCVAAAESADVRAELGQRARRVYQERMSLRVGVDQFEDILIKLAAERGRA is encoded by the coding sequence GTGAGGATCGGCCTGGTCAGCCAGTGGTACCCGCCCGAAGGGGTGTTCATCCCCGGCAACCTGGCGCGTCAACTGGCCGAGCGGGGCCACGAGGTGCGGGTGCTCACCACCTTTCCGAGCTATCCGTACGGCCGGATCTTCCCCGGCTGGCGGCAGCGCTGGCGACACACCGAGACCGACGGGCCGGTCGCCGTCCGGCGGGTGCCCGCCTATCCCAGCCACGACACGTCCGCCGCCCGGCGCGCGCTGAGCCACCTGTCCTTCGGGGCCAGCAGCGCGCTGGGCGGTCTCCGCTGGCTGGCGGACGCCGACGTCACCTACGTCTACCATCCGCCACCCACCTCGATCGCCGCGGCGGCACTGCACCGTCTGGCCCGGCGTACGCCGATCGTGCTGCACGTCCAGGACCTGTGGCCGGAGTCGGTGCTCGGGTCGGGCATGGCGCCCGCCGGCCGGACCGGCCGGGCCCTGGAGCGCAGCGTCGGGGCACTGATGCGCGCGACGTACCGCCTGGCGGGTGCCGTCGTGGTGATCTCGCCGGCGATGGCCGACCTGGTCGTGGCCCGTGGCGCGGACCCGGACCGGGTCCGGGTGGTGTGGAACTGGACCGACGACGCGCTGTTCCGGCCGGTGCCGGCGACCGACGAGGCCCGTGCGGTGCTCGGCCACCGCGGGCGCCACACCGTGATGTTCGCCGGCAACATCGGCCTGTTGCAGGGTGTCGAGACCGCGATCCGGGCGGCGGCTGCCGCCCGCGACCTGATCGACCTGGTGCTGGTGGGCTCGGGTGCCGGCGAGGAGGCCGCGCGCCGGCTCGCCGCGGACCTCGGCGCCGACAACGTGCGGTTCGTCGGCCGGCGGCCCGCCGAACAGATGGCCGAGCTGTACGCGGCTGCCGACTGGCAGCTGGTCTGCCTGCGTGACCTGCCCGCGTTGCGCGGCAGCATCCCGTCGAAACTGCAGGCCGCCCTGGCCTGCGGCAGCCCGGTGATCGCGTCGGTGGGCGGCGACGCCGCGGCCCTGGTCCGCTCGGCCGGGGTCGGCCTGGTCTCCCCGCCGGGGGACTGGCGGGCGCTCGCCGCGCGGTTCTGCGTCGCGGCGGCCGAGTCCGCGGACGTCCGGGCGGAGTTGGGCCAGCGGGCCCGACGGGTCTACCAGGAGCGTATGTCGCTGCGGGTGGGCGTGGACCAGTTCGAGGACATCCTGATCAAGCTGGCAGCAGAGAGAGGACGGGCATGA